The following DNA comes from Brassica oleracea var. oleracea cultivar TO1000 chromosome C5, BOL, whole genome shotgun sequence.
GCGACGTTAAAATTTTACATATATATGTTACTATGTTCTGTTTGTTTATTTATACTAGTACTGTTTCTTAAATCTTGTGAATTATATAGATGACGCCAAACAAAAAGAAATTAAAATAAAATTGCAATAGAGAATGAAAAAAATTATAATGATATAAAACACATATATTATTGGGATAAAACTTATCAATTTAAAAGAATGCAAAAGCTTAAGAATTAAGATGCGTTTAACAAAAAAAAGAAGCGTTTACGGATATATCATACAACTATACTTGTATTTGGAGTACGTAGGGAGATACATGGACCTTAGTATAAAATGCATTATTCTTCTTCTTTTTCATGAATACAAATTGATTCGAACAAAATTTTCTAAATCAAACAAAACATCACTAGCTTCATTCTTATTCTTCTTCTTCTTCTTCTTCTACTTCTAATTTGCCTTCTTCTTTTTTCTCTAAAATAATTTGCCTTTTATTCTAAGGCTATCATTTAGAACCAGAGTCCAAAAGGTACCAGCAGACATCATTTAAACTTAATAATCTTTTCCTTAACAGAAAGGTTATTATCGTTTTTCTTATAGATTAATGTCTATATTTTGTCCACAAAGTATATCATCATAATACATAACACTAATAAGCAAGATTTTGTGTATGGAGAGACACAGACAATAATAATATAAACTAAATGGGGTATATATTGAAATAGTATGACAATAAATAGATAGATTCAAGTAAATACTTGGAAGCACGTTAAGATGCGGGTTTCTTGGTGTTGGACCACTCGTTTTGGTTCTATATTTTTCATCTTTGTCAACGTTTTGGTTGTAGATTATTCTGATTATATTATCGTACATACTAAGGAATACAATATTATTGTTACCATAGTCACTAATACCATGATTAACCCGAGAATCTTAGAGTGGAGTTCTTAGCAGAAATTAAGAAACTGTTTCTTAACTTTTAACTTTTAACTTTTAAATAAGCATGATTAACGTCCGCTAATAACCTCATCCGGGTTAATCATGCTCTAACAATTGATACAGGTTGGATTTTTTTTTTTAAGTAAGAAATCCGTAAATACATTTTCCCCATCGGCCACAGATGATCATCCACTCATTATTAAACATTTTCAAACAATTTGTTGCCATTTGAACCCAATACTATCTCTGATATACGTTATAGATACAATCAAAACAAGAAATCTTTACAAATCAATGAGTCAAAATACATGTAGTTAGTCCGTTACTGTTTCCAAATTAAGAGAAGTTTTTGAAGGAAACAGATCTGCCTCATAAATTAGTTTGACTTAAGAATAACCTTTTTATAAAACAACAAATCTCCACCTAATTACTGTCATAAAAATGAATACAAATTGTTATCAGTTATCACAGATCATGTATCAAAACTCATTCTTTCTTAAATGTATCCATACTTTCTACTTTGAATCTTTGCAAGAAAGTGGCCTATAAGTTCTGTAAACTCTAATACATTTTAGAGACAAAAGCATCCACCTATAACAATACTATAATCATGACCAAACGACGTATTTGTTACATAGTTTCTGGAATCATTTCCATCCTTTTTATCACCTTTATGACCATTTTGATCCTTTCCCAGACCGTGTTCAAACCAAAACATCCTGTATTACAAACCTTGTCTACGACTGTTGAAGGTGTATCCACACATATATCACCACCACTTGACGTCCAGATCAATTTCACACTTACACTCCAAATGCTGTTGAAGAATCCTAATCTTGCCGATTTCGAATACAAGACAGTAGAAAACTTGGTTTATTATAGGGATATTCTGGTGGGAAATCTCACTCTTCCTTCGAGCACACTTCCCGCCAAAGGCTCAGCGATTTTGCCATGTCCTCTTGTTCTTCAGATCGATAAATTTGTTGCCAATTTAGGTGATATTTTGCAAGATATATTGCAAAGAAAAATTGTGATAGAAACAAAGGCAAATATGCCAGGGAAAATTACAGTGTTGGGAATCTTTAAGGCACACTTGAACACAACATCACATTGCAAACTCGTACTTAGCGTTCCTTCAATGGAAGTGGTGGATCAAGTGTGTGATCTTGAAGCTAAACTATAAACCTTGATGTTTTGTCAGGCAAACTTAGGCTTAATAAGGCATATATTAGCTCTAGTTTAATGTTCTTATTTTGGGTCAAAACTCTAGTTTCATGTTATCATAAAGACTGTATGCTTGATTGTTGTTCTTTTGTGTTGTTTAATTTTTTTTCCAATTGAACTCTAAATCAAGGTGTTTAGTTAAGTTATCTCCACATGAATTCAAAGTGATGAGTATGGTTAAACAAAGGAAAAATATAATATATTTTTCTTTTTTTTTTTGAAGAGAAGAAAACTAAACCTTCAGAGAAATAAAAGACAGTTTAGCTTGTATACGAGATGCATGTGAAATACCGAAATGACAGAATAGTTAAATAGTGAAATAGAAAACATTTATCTGAGTACAAAGGTTATGAAAAATGATCATAAAACATTAGAAACCTTACTGATTAAATATGTGACATTAGAAGGTATGTTTAAAAATCTTAGAGCTCATAAAATATATGTTTTGCTTATTACTAAATATGATCCAAACATATATCGTGATGTGGAGCATGATCCATGATAAAATAAAGGAAATGGGTTCGATCTGTTATCTATTACACGTTAGAACCGTCACTAAATTTGTCTTGAGATTCTGTAAAATAATTTTCAGAAAGGGACAATTTAACTTTCTGATTTTCATACTGCTGTACACACATTTGTTGACAAATTATTTTGTAGTCAAGCCTTAAACTGAGTTAGATAAAACGAACAAGCGTGAAATAGCTTTGTCACGAGAAGACTTCAACAAAATCTCCAAATTTGCAAACTTTCACCATCTCTTCACTCATAACGATAACAAGGTAATTTTCTGATTTTCTTAATGTTGTGACTTTTGGATGTTTGATTCGATTATAGCTAATAACCTCAAATTTTATTCTAACTTGAATTTGGATGTAGAGACCAACCATCTCTCACATCAAGTCATTAGTTAGTCACATCTTAAACGGAAAAATGTGTACTTGATCTCATATGACCAAACTGCCTCTAGAAAATCATTCACAGTGAATTGAGAAATGAAGAGTTGATCTACACAGAGATCCAAGAGGTCATCGGATGACTAGATCACCAATTTCTAATGTGGATCAACTCTGGAAGTTTCTGGATTCATCATCTCCTAAAGAACTTAGCAATTCCTCTCACCGGTAAAGTTTTGATTCTTATTCCTTAAATATAATTGTTTTTCATCAACATTTTTTTTTTGTTTACGTTTGTAACGTTTTTAGTATACGTGACATAAACATTTCAGATGGAGGTTCATAATGGCCATGTTCACTTTTTATGAATAACGTCTTAAGTTTGGTATAAAAACATGTAAACATTCAGCCAACTACTAGACCAATAGATTTTAACGTTTGATTTTCTTTTGATTTTAACTTGGTGTGGTTATCATATAATCTTAATGGGATCTTTTAAAAAAATTCCTTACTAACAAAAATATTGTTAACAAAATTTTCCATGTGAGTGTATAATTAGAACGTAATGTACTATACCAGCTGATATCTTGAACTTGTTTTCTTTAGTTAAGAAGATAGAAAAATGAGAAAGAACAACCGTATGCACCACCATAATTTCAAATTTCCGACAATTTTAGGCAAGTAAATTCCTCCTACTCTGGTTCTATCTTTACTTAATCAGATCAATCAATCTTTTGTCGAATAAGCTCTTCATGAAAATGGCGTTTATATGCTTCACCACCACCACTCATTCCTTTATCTTCAAAAATAATCTTATATGCTTTAAAATTTCAGTCATGCTCTCAAAAAACTCTGTTATAAAGTAGCATTCCATGCACAAAAAATATTTTTTTTTTAAATTTGAATACAATTTTACATTCAATTTAAAAAAATTGATCCACTAAATGGGCCTTCTGTTGGATTGCAAATAATTAAAGAAAACCAAATCAGTAATAGACCTACCTTTAATGGGCCTCGAAGGGTCCATTTAGCTTAATTTTCCTTAAATTAATATCAATCCACAAATAAGAAAAAAAAAATTAAAAAATTCATCTAGGGCAAATCTCCAAAATAACACATTTTTAAGTTTATATCACAAAAATAACACTCAAAAACCAAAATGACCAAAATAGCATTTTATCATTTGAAAATTTTAATTTTTTTATTTTTCAAAATTTGAAATCTTATCCCCAAAATCTCATTTCTAACTCTAAACCCTAAACCCTAAACTATAAACCCTAAACCCTAAACTCTAAACCCTAAACCCTAAACCCTAAATCCTAAAATCCACCCTTTAACTCTAAACCCTAAGTTTGTGACTTTTGATAAAACATTAAATGTTATTTTTATGACTTTTGACTTTGAGTGCTAGTTTGAGAACAAAAACTTGATTTAATGCTATTTTTGTCTTTTTCTAGTTCATTTATCTCTTTACGTGTTATTATTAATTATTTTATTATTTGCATTTTTATTACTATAAGATTCACGAAATCAACGGATAGCGACATCAGCATAGAGAGAGAGTTACAAAAAGCGTGCTCTCCTTTCGGATCAATCCACTCTCTCTCTCTCTCTCTCTCTCTCTCTTTTCAGATTCCGAATCGGATCATGGATTCTTCCTCCTCCGCCCGCCGCCGCATAAACGCCATCCACTCCCATCTCGTCACGTCCTCTCGCTCCTCCCCTCTCATCCGCTCCAATCCCACCGCCGGCGAGTTCTGTCTCGGTCAGTATCTTCCCATCATTCTCTTCGTCTCAGCTCCGATCATCTTTGTGATTGATTCCTTATCGTTTTTTTTATACGATTCTGATCATTGATCAGATAATGGCTATAGCGTCGCGCTTCCCGAGAAACTGAGCACTGGCGATTGGAACGTCTACAGGTTATCATCATCCACGATGATCATCGCCTTCTTCTCTTCCTTTCAACGTTTTTAACGTTGTGCTCGATTTGAATTTTGTTTTAGATCTGCTCGATCTCCGTTCAAGCTCGTTAGCAGATTCCCTGATCATCCTGACATCGCCACTCTCCATGACAACTTTGAGTATGGATTTCGAATCCTTCTTCTATATCAGTTTTAATCAACTCTTCTGATTATTATCAATGTTTTTAAAACTGACCGACCTGGTGGTTGGACCATGAAGCCAAGTCTAATAACTGGATGGAGTTTTCACAGATATTAAGAAAACACGTCAATTCTTGATTATAAATGCATTATTTTCGTGATTAGCTATTTTTCATAATTTTTAACCAATCAAAATTGACTGAACACAATTAATAACACAATTAATGTCTTCGAAATTCACAATTTATCATTATTACATGCAATCAAAATGTAAAATATGTATTTTTTTTAAACAATTTTTTTCTTCTAAAACATAGATCATTTTGAAAGGGAGGATTATATAAACTAACCATATGAAAAAAAAATAGAAAAATAGTCTGTATGTATAATATTTTATATTTGATGTTTGTTTAAAAAATATTGAACAAGATTATTGAATCAGGTTTGATCCGGTCGAACCATATTAACCTAAATAATTATTAGTCTGGTTTTAAAAACATTGATTATTACTACTGTGTTTTCTGAATATGAAGGCATGCTGTTCATGATTTTCGGGATTACAAGTACTTAGGAACTCGCGTTCGCGTCGACGGAACAGTTGGAGAGTGAGCTCCTAACTTTTAATGATTCTGTTTATATGCCTACGCTTACTATTACGTGACCTTGGTTTATTCTTCTTCTAGCTACAAATGGATGACGTATGGTGAAGTTGATACGGCGAGAACTGCTATAGGTTCTGGTTTGGTTCATCACGGAATCACCATGGTAAATAATTTTTGCTTTTTTTTTTCCTGGATTGAAATTTTTAGCTGACGGGAGTTTGTGTGTTTTCTTTTGATCAGGGATCTACTGTTGGAATTTACTTTATCAACCGCCCAGAGTGGCTCATTGTTGATCATGCTTGTTCTGCTTATTCTTACGTGTCTGTTCCTTTGTATGATACTCTTGGTAAGTAGTGTATTTCTGTTGCTAATTTTTTAGGGATGTTCTAATTATGTTTTTTCTTTTCTTTCAATAACTGCTCAAGGTCCTGATGCTGTACAATTTATTGTCAATCATGCAAATGTGCAAGCCATATTTTGTGTGGCGGAGACGTTGAACTCCGTAAGTCCATCAATCTAATGCCTGAATTTCCCTTTTTAATTGTTGCCTGGATGATAGTGAGATAAAAATAAAACCTTAGTTCACTTATCGTTTTTCTGACGTCCTTTTGCTTGCTTCCCTGGTTGGACTATCGCTGGAGCTTGCAGTTGCTTAGCGGCTTGTCTGAGATGCCAAGTGTACGCCTCGTGGTGGTACGAAGAAACCTCGTTTATTTTTTTTAAATTATTGATTACGCTCTGAGTATTGTGATTACAGCTTTCAAATTAGTTTTACTCTCTCTATTTCTGAGACTTCTCATGTTCCAAGTAGGTTGTTGGAGGGCTGAATGAATCTTTGCCTTCGCTTCCCGCATCAGCAGGAGTGAAAGTCGTCTCATATTCAGTGTTACTGAATCAGGTATACTCTTCTCTGCTATTCTACTCTGGAAACTGTAATGCAATACCCGTGATTTGAAGATAAGTAGGATTAGGGACTTTCTATCAACTAAATGTTTGTGAATTCTTTAACAACACGTGTTCCGTTAACAATTATACAACACTGAACACTTAGTAGTCATACATGCACAAATCTACATCTATATCATTATACGTGAAGCATCACTTGTCCTGCAGTTGTGGTATATGTTGGTTTCACAGTTTTCTGACCACCCAAATTTGTTTCAGGGACGTAGTAAACCTCAGCCGTTCGTACCACCAAAACCAGATGATGTTGCAACCATATGCTATACAAGCGGAACAACTGGGACCCCCAAGGTTTTGTTTACTTGAAATTTGATTGATCTTCAAATCTGGGTCAATAATGTTCCTTATTTTATATTTTCACATTCTATAGCATCTAAATTACTGCTTATGTTATTATGCATGCCTCATTCCTCCCTGGCCTGCTCTTCTTCTGGATGAAAAGGGAGTCGTATTGACTCATGCAAACTTGATTTCAAATGTTGCTGGATCCAGTTTTAGTGTGAAGTTTTTCTCTTCAGATATGTAAGTACATTCCTTCTTTCTACTAATAGACTAATAGCAAAGATTTTAAACGTTCTCCTTTGTATATACTTGTAACTAATTTGGTCGTACTCTCTTTTACTTTCCAGCTACATTTCATATCTTCCGTTGGCACACATTTACGAACGATCAAATCAAATCCTAACCGTGTACTTTGGAGTTGCTGTTGGTTTCTACCAAGGGGTTGGAAATTCAAATCCTTTTAACCAATTATTTGGCATAAATTTTGTTTTAACGTGATGGCAAAATGTCTGAAAATATAATTTTGATCATGTCCGTGCTTATGATAAAATATCCACTGGTTTGCATTAAGAATTCCTGATAAACCTGTGTACCTGTGACCTGTTCTTTGCTTATATCCCCACCCTCAATTTTTTCTTTTATTGATTTGATTGGACGAACCACTTGGAAAACTTTCTGCAGGACAATATGAAACTACTGGATGATTTGGCGGCTCTGAGACCTACTGTATTCAGCAGTGTTCCTCGATTATACAACAGAATATATGATGGGTAATAATTGCTTCAGTTTGTTGATATATGCTCTCTGCTGCTTTGGG
Coding sequences within:
- the LOC106343186 gene encoding long chain acyl-CoA synthetase 6, peroxisomal-like translates to MDSSSSARRRINAIHSHLVTSSRSSPLIRSNPTAGEFCLDNGYSVALPEKLSTGDWNVYRSARSPFKLVSRFPDHPDIATLHDNFEHAVHDFRDYKYLGTRVRVDGTVGDYKWMTYGEVDTARTAIGSGLVHHGITMGSTVGIYFINRPEWLIVDHACSAYSYVSVPLYDTLGPDAVQFIVNHANVQAIFCVAETLNSLLSGLSEMPSVRLVVVVGGLNESLPSLPASAGVKVVSYSVLLNQGRSKPQPFVPPKPDDVATICYTSGTTGTPKGVVLTHANLISNVAGSSFSVKFFSSDIYISYLPLAHIYERSNQILTVYFGVAVGFYQGDNMKLLDDLAALRPTVFSSVPRLYNRIYDGITNAVKSSGGLKERLFNAAYNAKKQALVNGKNASAIWDRLVFNKIKDKLGGRVRFMTSGASPLSPEVMEFMKICFGARVLEGYGMTETACVISGMDEGDNLIGHVGSPNPACEIKLVDVPEMNYTSADQPNPRGEICVRGPIVFRGYYKDEVQTKEVVDEDGWLHTGDIGLWLPGGRLQIIDRKKNIFKLAQGEYIAPEKIENVYAKCKFVGQCFIYGDSFNSSLVAVVSVDPDVLKSWAASQGIKHGDPRELCNNPRVKAAVVSDMDTVGREAQLRGFEFAKAVTLVLEPFTLENGLLTPTLKIKRPQAKEYFAEAITNMYKELAASDPTNR
- the LOC106294397 gene encoding uncharacterized protein LOC106294397, with translation MTKRRICYIVSGIISILFITFMTILILSQTVFKPKHPVLQTLSTTVEGVSTHISPPLDVQINFTLTLQMLLKNPNLADFEYKTVENLVYYRDILVGNLTLPSSTLPAKGSAILPCPLVLQIDKFVANLGDILQDILQRKIVIETKANMPGKITVLGIFKAHLNTTSHCKLVLSVPSMEVVDQVCDLEAKL